In Mycobacterium branderi, the DNA window TCATGTTCAGCGACGAGATGCCGTGCCCCCCTGGGTCGGCGATACCTGGGGCGTAGAAACCGGCTCCGCGGCACGGGTTTCCGAACGTGTAGCCGCCCACGAAATTCGGGGCGTACTGCGCGAGAGGGCCGTCCATGATGTCGATCGCGACGCGTGACACCACCTCGGCGCCTTGGCTGTAGCCTCCGAGGACGAACGTCTGCAACGGGTTGGCGGCGAGCCATTCCGCGATCCAGTTGTAGCCGTCAGCGACCGACTGCTGGTAGCTCGGCGACGAGGCCGAACCGCCCACCGGGCCGAACGACGCCGGGTAGGGCACCGCAACCTCGTAGCACAACCCGTCATCGACGTAGGTGTTTAGCCCGGCGACCACCATCGACGGGTACTGGGTGCCCGGCGCCGACTCCCACGTGCCGCCCACGGTGAGCACAGCGTGCCGGACCTTCACAACACCGGAGATGCCGGCCTGCAGGTCCGCCCACCCGGTCATTTCGCGCTCGTCGGAAGACCGTTGGCTTTGCGCCACTGGATCGCGAATTCCATCAACTCGATCAGCACGTCCCCGGAGTCGCGTTCGATGCCGTCGGAGAAGACGTGCGTCCACGCGATCTGCTCGGCGACGGTGACCTGCTGCTCGAACGCGTCATAGGTGCCCTGATAGCTCTGACCGTTGTGGGTAGAGTTCCAGGGGCCGCGCGCCGGGTCGTTGACGATATCGCCGATGTTGCGAGGATGCCGCGCCAGCACGTTGCGCCACGGCATCGGTGTCCCATCGACTTTCACCCCAGAGACGTCGGCCTGCAAGCTGTTGGCGTCACTCATCATTGCTTCCCTTCGATAGAGTTCTTGACCGACGCGAGCGCGTCGACCGGCGTGAGGTTTTGGCCTTGCGCGTTTTGGCCGAGCTGAGGCCAGCCTTGACCGTTGGGTCCGCGCAGCTGGTCCCAGATCTCGCGGGTTTTCTGTAGCAATTCGGTTTGTTCGTCGTCGGTTAGTGCCATGAACAGCCCTCCTCCTAGTAGTGTTTGCAGGTCGCTGATCGACCCTCGGAATGCGTTGGCGTCCACGGACATTCCCGCAACCAGCGCGGCGTCGGTGAATTGCCAAATGACGGGGGTGGCGCCGCCGTAGCCGGTCCAGCCTTGGCCGTTGTCGCCGCCCGCGTCGGCGTATTCGGTGCTGGCGTAGTTGCCCTCTTCGTAGTAGGCCGACGACACCAGCCCGACCACACCGGACAGGTCGGGGGAGCCGATCTGTTGCCAATACCAGTGCGGTATATAGGACAGCCGCATGTTGACACCCGCCGCGACGAACGCGTTCCACACGGCCCAAAAGTTGGTGATGTCACCGGAGTTGGCTTCGAAGTCGAGCATGCACGGCGCCGCCCCGTTACTCGGGTCGTTCGAGAGGTATTTCTGCGCCTGCTGGGCCGGGTCGTCGGTGGTGACGTAGTGGTAGGCGACGACGATGTTGCCGGTCTGCTGCGCCCACTGCCACACGGTGGGCCAGTAGGGTCCGCGTAGTAGTTGCCTTCGGAGCATTTGTGTTCGATCCACGAAAGCCCTCGGCGATGATCTCGTTGAGGGTCGGCACGATCGACGCGGGCGGCGCACCGCCCCAGTTGTTGTTGGACAGGTCAACACCGAACAGAGTCATGGTTTCCCTCGTCAGGTATCTGCGTGCGTTGTGGAATGGGCCGGCCTGCTCGAGCGGTACTTCTTGCACTGGCCTGCCGTAGGTGGATGCTTGGATGACGTTGCCGCCGCCGGTGTAGAGGGCGGCGTGGCTGGCGTCGGGGTAGAAGGTGACGACGTCGCCGGGCTGCAGATCGTTGCGGTCGACGGGCTGGCCGCCGATGGCTTGCTGCTGGCTGGTGCGCGGCACGGTGATGCCGATCTGGGCGTAGGCCCAGAAGATCAGCCCGGAGCAGTCGAACGCGTCTGGGCCGGCCGCGCCCCACGCATAGGGTTTTCCGAGCGCGGTGCGGGCGACGTCGACGACCTGGGTCGCTGCGTCAGCTGCGGCCGTCGGCGCCATCAGCAACAGGGATGCGGCGGCGATGAGCGTGGCAAGCCATCGGCTCACGCCGCCGGTTCGGGTGCCGGATCGTCGGCGTCCTTGCGGGAGCGCCGCCGCGGCGGTGTCAGCACGGGCCCGGTGTTCAGTTGCGCGAGATCGCGTGCGAGCTTGTTGAAGTCGACGCCCGCGGGCTCTTGCCGCCGGTGAACATTTCCTCGGTGAGCGCGACCACGGCAACCGTGTTGAGAGTGGAATAGAACGGGGACGTGATGCCGCCCTCGGCGCCCCATGTGGGCAGCTGCGCAGTGTGGCGGTCGGAGGCGCCCCAGATCGGAATGTAGTGGCCGCCTTCGATGCTGTGGCGCCCGGCGATCAGGTGCCACGGCAGCCCGGCCTCGAACTGCGCCTCGGCGTAGTCGGGAACCTGGACACCGATACCGACCATCTCGAACAGGCTCAAAGCGATCAGCATCTCGTCCCAATCACCCGGTGTCAGGCCGGCGTAGGCGACGATCTTGTGCCGGTTGCCGTCCGCGTCCACGATGCCAGTGTTCTGCCGGAACTCGTAGAGTTCGTGGACGTCGGTGCCTTGGTCGCTGCCGGGATCGGCGGGGCTGTATCCGGTGATCTCCGAGTAGTTCTGCACCGCGGTGTCGTCGGTGAAGTTGACGGTGACACCGCGCAGCGCGTTCGCCAGCCGGATCTCCTCGATGCTTCCTGCGATAGCGCAGTCGCCGAGCTGGTCGTTCATGAACATGTGCGGCTCAATCAAACCGGCGTGGCCGAGCGGGAACTTCAGCGAATCAACGCTTGGCAGGTCGCTGGTGTAGTAGTCGCACAGCCGGACTCGCGGATGGGTGTGGACGGGCTTCAATCCGAGCTTGTATTTCACGGCGGTCTCCTATGCTTGCTCGAGTGCTTCGCCGAGCTCGGCGAGCGCTTTGTTGTGGCGGTTGTGGGCCAGGACGTGCCCGGCGGCGACGATGGCGGCGATCGGCCACTCGATCAGCTCGAGCGCTGCCAGCGCAGCCACACCGCCGTAGTAGGCCAGCTGGTCGAGCTCCGGCACCGGCACCGTGCCGAACAGCGGAAGCGCAATAGTGGGGCGGTGTTTGGCGGCCACCTGTTTGACCGCGGTTGCTTTCTTGGGTGCGGGCATCAGTAACCTTTCTGTTTGCCGAGCATGTTGGCGTGGATGGCGTCGATGCGGCCCCGGGCCTCGGCGGCGACGTAGGGGTCGGCGGTGACGCTCATTTCGTTGTCCTGCAAGCGTTCGCCCGCGTCGCTCCAGTTGGTTGAGCCCTGAACCACCCAAAGGTTGTCGACCACAACCATTTTCATGTGCATGATGCGGCCGTGTTCGCTTCGTCCGATAGCGATCGACGACGCCGGATAGTCCTGCTCGGCGAGCAGCTGGCGTTCGTGGACGCCGCCGGCCTGCGAGCTGTCCAGGGTGAGCTGCACGTAGCAGTGCTCTTGAACGAGCTTGCTGCGCAGTATTTCTGCGAGCTGCGGGTCGTCAAATCCGTACATGGCGACAACCAGGGAGTGCTGGGCGCTGTTGAGCAGATAGCACAATGCGCCGTGCACGTCGTCGACCGGGGCGTAGAGGGTGCGCCGGTGCTCGGGATAGCCGGGCGGCAGCGGTTGGGTGCGGTATTTGTCGAGCACCGACAGGCTGTAGAGAGGGTGAGCGCGGGTGCTCATTTGTTGTCCTTGTGGCCGTGATGGATGGCGCGGCCGACGTATTCGAGGATGGCGCCGATGGCAGCTGAGGCGAGGCCGCCGGTCGCGAAGGCGGTCAGCCAGCCGGTTGCGCTCATGTCAGGCGGGTGTGATGACGCCGATGCCGGCTGCCGACCAGTTCACCGCGAACACGCCGTTGGACGGGGACTGCACCCCGCCGAAGTCGACCCAGCCGATCAGCGGATCGGTTGCGGCTGAGCCGGTTTGGGCGTCGTAGAGCACTGCCTTGTACGCGGAGAATGTGGCGTTGGACCATTGCGCGTTGGCGCCGGTGAAATCCCAACCTGCTGTGGTGATTGCGATCGACCCGATCACCACACCCCCGGCGGTGTAGCCGGGGCCGCTGATCTCATACGCCTGCGGCGTCGACCAGAACTGGTCGGCGGCTTGGTTGGGTGTGTAGCCGGAGCCGACGAGCGCCAGCTTGAGTGTGTCCGATGTCAGGTTGATCTTTCCCTGCGCCAGCGCAGTGAAGAAGCTGTTGTAGAAGTGAGCGGTTACGGCCATGCTGATGAAGCCGCCTTTCTGCGGACGTGTTGTGCGGGAGGGGTTTTCGTTTGAGAGCCGCTGTCAGCGGGCTAGTTCCATTCGATGAGCGTGTAGCCGCCGCCGCCGGAGCCACCGGCGTACCAATTGGCGCCGACGCCGCCACCGCCGCCGCCACCGCCGCCGCCGTACAGGCCGCCGTTACCGCCGGTGCCGTTGCAGCCGCCGCCGCCGCCTGCGCCTCCGTTACCGGCGGCCGCGTTGGCTGGTGTCGCGCCGCTGCTACTGCTGCCCGAACCGCCGGTCACGGTCTTCGAGCTGCCGCCATTGCCGCCAGAGCCGAAGGCGCCCTCGCCGCCACCGCCACCACCGCAGCCGACGTTGTTGGTGGTGTCGCTGGTTCCGGCGCCTCCGTAAGTGGTGCTGCCCGAGCCGCCGGCGGTTCCGGTGTGTGTGGTCGCAGAAACCCCGGTCGCCGACGATGTGCCGCCAGCGCCGGCAGTGCCGCCGGTTGAGCCGCCGTGGCCGCCCCCGGCCGACAGCGCGACGCCGCCCGAGGTGAACGTCGACGCGGTGCCGTTGCCACCTGACGACGCCCCTCCGGCACCCACTCCGACCGAGTACGTGGAGCCCAGGGCAGCGACAGGGATCCATACCCGATCGATACGGCCGCCGCCACCGCCGCCCCCGCCGCCGCCGGACAGGCCGCCGTTACCGCCTGCACCGCCGCCGCCGATCAGCGTCACGTAGCAGCCTTTGGTGCCGGCCGGGACGGGCTGGTTGGTGCGCGCAGTGTTGGTCTCGTTGAACGGCGTGAACGACGAGACGGTCGCGGTGGGCGCCGGCATGGAGGCGGCCGCGGCCATCGCTGGGGCGGCGAGGTTGACGCCGCTCGATACCGCCGGTGCGGGCATGGAGGCGGCCGCCGACATCGCGGGTGGTGTGATCGTGCCGCTCGTTGAGAGGGCCGGCGCAGGCATGGTTGCGGTGGCGGCCATCGCCGGGGCCGGCACGATGACCCCCACCGTGGGTGCGGGCATCGTTGCGACGGCCTGCATTCCGGGAACCACCATCATGATGGAGTCCTGAATGCTGGGCGCGGGCATCTTCGCGATCGCCGACATGGCCGGGACGGTGACTGCTGCGTCGATCACCGGCCACCAGCCCGTCGACGAGGGCGGTGCAGACCAAACACTGTCCCCGAACGGCAGCGTCATGACTGGTACGCCCTAATCCATGCTTGGCCATCAGCGCCCGCGCCGCCGAACGAATACGGCGCCGCACCGCCGCCACCACCCCGGCGCGCTGCCGGCGAAGCTTTCGTTCGCCGTGCCCCGCCGTAATAGATGACGCCGTTGTAGGTTTCGTTTCCGGGTGAGGCGCCGTATTGACTGGTTGGGATGCCCGATCCCCCTGCGCCGCCGGGACAGGTCAGTGTGTGCTGGGTGCCGCCAGGGTCGGTCCACTGGAATGTGGTCGCGGTGCCTGGAAGTCCGGCGGTGAAGTATTGAATCTGCTGCGGCCCACCGGCACCCACGGTGACGGTGATCGTGCCGCCGGGCGCAATATCGGTTCCGACAACCAGGGTTCCCACGTTCCAGCTGCCGGCCGAACCGCCCTGCCCTCCGCTGTAGCCTTGCTCGCCCTGGCCGGCGCCGCCGCCGCCGACGCCGGCAAGGTCGAGCTTGTTGCCCGCAACCATCCAAGGCGGCAGCGTGAAGGTGTATTGGCCGGCCGCGGTGTAGGTGCTCGTTACGGGTGGCTGGTAGTTCGGCGGTATGTTGCTCACCCCGAGCCCGACGTATGGGGTGTTGCCGGTGTAGGTGATGCCGCTCGATAGCGCGGTGGGCCCGCTGGATCCGGTGTTGCGGGTGAAGCCGGTCTGTTTCGTGTTCGCGCTCGGGTGGTTGGTTTGCCAAGATTGGCCCAGCCCGGCGATGTACACGGTGCCGGAGCCGACGACCTGGTATTCGACCAGGATGACATCGCCTGGGTTGACCGGGATTTCGTCTGCGTAGGGGAAGGTGTAGACGTTCCACTGCCCGGTCGTCGACAGGTTGGTGTGCAGGTCGCCGGAGCTGAACAGCGGCGTGATGTTGCCGGAGCTGTCCATCTTGGCGAAGTTCAGGTAGAACGCTGTGACGGTGCCGGAGTAGTAGCCCCACCACTGGTGAAAGCCGAGGGTTTTCGCCTGGCTGGCGCGCAGAAAGCCGCCGGCCGACGCGGATTGGGTCGCCGTCACCGTCGAGGGAGCCGAACCGGAGCCCAGCGATTGCAGGCTCATGTTGGACTCGACGGTTTCCTCAAGGCCGGCCGAGACCGCCCGGTTGTCCTGAATGCCGAGCGTGTTGGTGGCGTTCTGCGCCAACGTCATCGCGTTGACGGTGACGTGCGCGGTGCTCTGCACCGCCTGCGTCACCGTCGACAGCGGGTTGCCGCTGCTCGACACCCCCGACAGATTGAGCGCGTTCGCCAGTGTGGTGGCGAGGTTGTCCCACGTGTTTTGGATCGTCGAGCCGATGTCTTCGATGCCCTGAATCCCGTTGATGGCGGACGCGGGAACGCCGGACAGCAGATTCGAGGGGATCGTGTTGACCTTCTTCACCGAGCCGTCGTCGAACCACACCTGCCCCGCAGTCGCAATCGCGTCCACCAGGGGGCGCAGAAAGACCGTGTCAACGCTGCCGTCAATCGGGACGGTGAAGGTTTGCGAAAGCTGCTGCCACACCGACTGGCTCGCTGGCGGGTTGGTGAACTCGGCCAGCACGACCGATGACACGCGTTGCGGCACCTGCATACCGGCGAACTTGTACTGCAGCACCTCCAGCCGGATTGGGTTGGTTCCGGTGTAGACGAGACCGGCCCACTTCGCCCAGATCGACATGGCGAGCTGCTCGCCGGGCGTGACCGGGATCGGGTTGCCGACATCGGAGTAGAGGTATGCGCCGTCGGGTTGGATCAGCAGCGAACCGGGGTTGGTGCGCCCGGTGGTGCCGTCCCAGGTGATCTGCGGGGCGCGCGCCGACACCGACGCCGCGGTGTCGAAGCCGGGCGCCCACAGCAGTTCGGGGTTGATGTCGACGATGTGCGCGCCCGCGAGCACAACACCGGTTGCGGGCGCAGCTGGCCGGCGATGTTCAATCCGGGGATGGCCTGCAGCGCGTTAGCGAAGTCCCCGAACGGGTTTCCGGTCGACAAGCCTTGCAGCGAGTTGACCAGCTGGTTGATCGCGTCTTTGCCTTGCGACAGGATCTGCGACACCGGGTTGTTGGTGCCGGAGCCGCCGAACAACTGGACCACGTTGTCGATGGCCTGCTGCACATCGGTTGCGGCGCCGTTGATGTCGGACTGCAAGGTGTTCGACCACGACGACAGCTGCGCGAGCACACCGCTGAGGTTTTGGCCGGTGACCACGCCGATCAACGCTTGGACAACCCAGCGCAGGAATCCCAGGACGAGCTGTTGGCCGATGGCCTCGATCTGCTGCGGCGTGAACGCCGGTGTGTTGAGGCTCGAGCCGGGCGCGTAGTGGACGCTTGGGTTGGGTGTCGTCCATGAGGGGGCCGGGTTGGTCATGACGCGACGGGTATAGCCCAGACGGTGAAGCGGCAGCGGCCGGTCGAATACTCGTCGTTGGTCGACGCCTGATCCTCGGCGTTGAGGAAGATCGTCGCCTCAGTGTTGGCTGGCACCTTCCCGTAACCGCTGGCGAACAGGCCGGTGCCCTCGGGGCCGATCACCGGCGGCGGCGGCGTCGCGCCCAACGTGCCGAAGCCGCGGCCGATCTCGGTGCCCGTCTGGGTGTTGTTGCCCGTGGCGTTCAGCCGCGCAACCAAATCAACCTGCGTGTTAGCGGTGCCGGAGACTTCGCAGGACGCGAACACGATCGGCACATATGCGGTCGGGCGCCCCTGGATCGTCAGTGTCCCGAGCGTGCGGATCTCCCGGCGGACGGCCCGGTTGTCGGGATGCCGGTCACGTTGTACACGGCCGCGAAGGGGATCGGCTGCCATTGCGCCTTGGTGTTGGTGGCGTCGTAGCCGATCATGTAGCCCGCCAGCGGTGTGCCCTCAAGGTCGACGGGCTGCGGGTTGATCAGCGTGTTGGGCGGGCGCGCCCGGCTGGCCTGCGGGATACCGAAAGCCAGCGCGTAGTGCGACGATTGGCCCGGGCCACCAGGCGACAGCGGAGTAATCTCCACCGTCGCCGGGGAGCCGGGCGAGAGCGTGGCAGCCGACGCTGAATCGAACAGCGCGGGCTCGCCCGGGGGCCCGTCGAACACCGGCGGCACGTTCACCACAGCCCCGTTGGGCCCGAACACGCACACCGCGGTTTGTGTTTCACCGGGGTTGAGGCCGCCCGGGAACAGGGTTGGCCCGTTGTAGAGCGCCGCACCGGCCGGGTATCCCTCCGGGTTGAATGTCCACTCCCCCACCGGGTAGCTCACGCCGCTGGCGGTAATGTCATAGTCAACCAGCAGCACCGCGCCGCTCGCGGGCGCGTTGGTGAACGTCAGCGTCGACGCGGCCGACTCGGTGTAATCGACGCCGAGGTGCAGCCGCTCGCCGTTCTCGTAAACCCGCGTGCTGCCAGTCACATACGGCTGGCTTGTCGCGAACACCTTGTTGGTGCCATTCACCGCACCAGAGGGTGTCTCACCGTAGATGCTCAACGTATTTCAGCTCCTTAGCTGTTCGGGGGGGCCAGCAGCGCGAGCATGGCGTCTTCTTCGAGGCCGACGATCTTGCGCTGAATGATCGTCATCGGGGCCTCTTCACGCCTGCCGTCGCCGACCTGGACGTCGATGCGGCCGCGCACCTGCACGTTGTCGGTGACCTTGATCTCGTCGAGATAATCCGTGTAGAGGGTGTTGCGGCGGATGATCGACGCCAGCGTGGCCGGGAAAACGTCTTTCCTAAGCGCCAGGGCATTCCGTTGTAGAACGTGAACTGCGCGGCCGGGTAACCGGCCGTGTCCCACGACGCGGATATGGCGGCAAAGAGGGTGTCGATGTCGTAGGTCGACTGCGTCGGGAAGAACCGCTCCG includes these proteins:
- a CDS encoding glycoside hydrolase family 25 domain-containing protein encodes the protein MWQWAQQTGNIVVAYHYVTTDDPAQQAQKYLSNDPSNGAAPCMLDFEANSGDITNFWAVWNAFVAAGVNMRLSYIPHWYWQQIGSPDLSGVVGLVSSAYYEEGNYASTEYADAGGDNGQGWTGYGGATPVIWQFTDAALVAGMSVDANAFRGSISDLQTLLGGGLFMALTDDEQTELLQKTREIWDQLRGPNGQGWPQLGQNAQGQNLTPVDALASVKNSIEGKQ
- a CDS encoding C40 family peptidase gives rise to the protein MAPTAAADAATQVVDVARTALGKPYAWGAAGPDAFDCSGLIFWAYAQIGITVPRTSQQQAIGGQPVDRNDLQPGDVVTFYPDASHAALYTGGGNVIQASTYGRPVQEVPLEQAGPFHNARRYLTRETMTLFGVDLSNNNWGGAPPASIVPTLNEIIAEGFRGSNTNAPKATTTRTLLAHRVAVGAADRQHRRRLPLRHHRRPGPAGAEIPLERPE
- a CDS encoding phospholipase D-like domain-containing protein produces the protein MSTRAHPLYSLSVLDKYRTQPLPPGYPEHRRTLYAPVDDVHGALCYLLNSAQHSLVVAMYGFDDPQLAEILRSKLVQEHCYVQLTLDSSQAGGVHERQLLAEQDYPASSIAIGRSEHGRIMHMKMVVVDNLWVVQGSTNWSDAGERLQDNEMSVTADPYVAAEARGRIDAIHANMLGKQKGY
- a CDS encoding glycine-rich domain-containing protein; translation: MTLPFGDSVWSAPPSSTGWWPVIDAAVTVPAMSAIAKMPAPSIQDSIMMVVPGMQAVATMPAPTVGVIVPAPAMAATATMPAPALSTSGTITPPAMSAAASMPAPAVSSGVNLAAPAMAAAASMPAPTATVSSFTPFNETNTARTNQPVPAGTKGCYVTLIGGGGAGGNGGLSGGGGGGGGGGRIDRVWIPVAALGSTYSVGVGAGGASSGGNGTASTFTSGGVALSAGGGHGGSTGGTAGAGGTSSATGVSATTHTGTAGGSGSTTYGGAGTSDTTNNVGCGGGGGGEGAFGSGGNGGSSKTVTGGSGSSSSGATPANAAAGNGGAGGGGGCNGTGGNGGLYGGGGGGGGGGVGANWYAGGSGGGGYTLIEWN
- a CDS encoding glycine-rich domain-containing protein, with the translated sequence MSIWAKWAGLVYTGTNPIRLEVLQYKFAGMQVPQRVSSVVLAEFTNPPASQSVWQQLSQTFTVPIDGSVDTVFLRPLVDAIATAGQVWFDDGSVKKVNTIPSNLLSGVPASAINGIQGIEDIGSTIQNTWDNLATTLANALNLSGVSSSGNPLSTVTQAVQSTAHVTVNAMTLAQNATNTLGIQDNRAVSAGLEETVESNMSLQSLGSGSAPSTVTATQSASAGGFLRASQAKTLGFHQWWGYYSGTVTAFYLNFAKMDSSGNITPLFSSGDLHTNLSTTGQWNVYTFPYADEIPVNPGDVILVEYQVVGSGTVYIAGLGQSWQTNHPSANTKQTGFTRNTGSSGPTALSSGITYTGNTPYVGLGVSNIPPNYQPPVTSTYTAAGQYTFTLPPWMVAGNKLDLAGVGGGGAGQGEQGYSGGQGGSAGSWNVGTLVVGTDIAPGGTITVTVGAGGPQQIQYFTAGLPGTATTFQWTDPGGTQHTLTCPGGAGGSGIPTSQYGASPGNETYNGVIYYGGARRTKASPAARRGGGGGAAPYSFGGAGADGQAWIRAYQS